The Ornithodoros turicata isolate Travis chromosome 9, ASM3712646v1, whole genome shotgun sequence genome includes a region encoding these proteins:
- the LOC135369343 gene encoding uncharacterized protein LOC135369343: MPAPCAVRGCVNSGGGRHPPKTRRHKVPKKEPARTAWLRLIGRSDVLPDIEITVCSLHFRPDDYELNMSLAETSGVGKFLARLKPGVTPSLNLPTSGQHAAQQENKAPHFGNEEHSCVSGAVSSSPAVTSPLDDSSGNEERSHAPGAVSFPVLASLPLYGTPQSVLRCVNCRCCQLTGESPTQEKGTQYCPPKESKWTQTTLAHT; encoded by the exons ATGCCAGCGCCTTGCGCTGTTCGCGGCTGCGTCAACAGCGGCGGTGGGCGACATCCACCGAAAACTCGACGGCACAAGGTCCCGAAGAAAGAGCCCGCGCGAACCGCATGGCTAAGATTGATAGGGCGAAGTGACGTCCTGCCGGACATCGAAATCACAGTCTGCAGCTTGCACTTTCGACCCGACGACTACGAACTGAACATGTCACTCGCTGAAACCTCCGGAGTTGGGAAATTCCTTGCAAGGCTGAAACCCGGAGTGACGCCGTCGTTGAACTTGCCGACAAGCGGTCAGCACGCAGCTCAGCAAGAAAACAAG GCACCCCATTTTGGAAATGAAGAGCACAGTTGTGTATCTGGCGCAGTATCCAGTTCCCCTGCGGTCACGTCTCCCCTT GACGATTCATCTGGAAATGAAGAAAGAAGCCATGCACCTGGCGCAGTATCTTTTCCTGTGCTTGCGTCTCTCCCT CTGTACGGGACACCTCAAAGCGTTCTGCGGTGTGTGAACTGCAGATGCTGCCAGCTCACGGGCGAATCTCCTACTCAAGAAAAAGGCACGCAGTACTGTCCACCGAAGGAGTCAAAGTGGACCCAAACAACACTTGCACACACTTGA